The sequence below is a genomic window from Escherichia marmotae.
CATTGTGGTTCGCGCATATCCATTTTTTCCAGCACGGATAAATTCAACGCGGCGATATCCGTAAAACGAATCCGTTGCGCAAGGAAGGCTGCAACACTAATTTCGTTTGCGGCGTTCAATGCCGTCGTCGCAGCCTGGCCTTGTTCAAACGCATCCATCGCCAGTTTCAGACATGGATAACGTTCATAATCCGGTGCGGAAAATGTCAACGCACTCAGTTTGCAAAAATCGAGCGGCTTCACGCCAGAGTTCACGCGATTCGGCCATGCCATGGTGTGGGCAATTGGCGTTCGCATGTCGGGTTCACCCAACTGCGCCAGAACACTGCCGTCCTGATAACGCACCATTGAGTGAATCACTGACTGCGGATGAATCAGCACTTCCATCTGGCTGGCGCAGGCGTTAAACAACCAGCGCGCTTCAATGTATTCCAGACCTTTGTTCATCATGGTGGCCGAATCGACGGAAATTTTACGTCCCATCGACCAGTTCGGATGTCGACAAGCTTGATCTGGCATCATTGTTGCCAAATCACGCAATGGCGTCTCACGGAAAGGGCCACCAGACCCGGTAAGTAAAATGGACACCACGCCATTTTGCTCAAGGTCAGCGTATCCCAGATTGTGCTGAATAGGTTGCGGTAAACTCTGAAAAATGGCGTTGTGTTCGCTATCGACGGGTAATAACTGCGCTTTGCTCTGCTTTACGGCGTCCATGAACAGACGTCCACAGGTGACCAGTGATTCTTTGTTTGCCAGCAGTATGGTTTTACCCGCGCGGATCGCGGCAAGCGTAGGTAGCAGGCCTGCGGCACCGACAATCGCAGCCATCACCTGATCAACATCGTCAAGCGCCGCCATATCGCAAGCAGCCTGCTGGCCACTTAAGACTTCGGTGCGGCTACCTTGTTGTTGTAGCGTCGTTTTAAGAAGTTTCGCACTCGCTTCATCGTCCATAACAGCATAGCGGGGAGAGAATTCCAGGCACTGTTCTACCATGCGAGTGACATTTTTTCCTGCCACCAGGGCAACTACGCGGAAGTGTTCGGGATTATGGCGCACCACGTCCAGCGTGCTGCAACCAATCGAGCCGGTCGAGCCCAGAATGGTGAGTTGCTTCATGAAACATCCAGAGTTGAGACAGAATAAAAAGCAAAACGCCGCCAGCCGATCCGCAAGGATCTACTGAGCGGCGTTTTTGTCGTTCAAGAAATCAGAACTGCATCAGTTCTGCTTCTTTGTCTGCCAGCGCCGCTTCAATTTTCTTGATTGCAGCGTCAGTCAGTTTCTGTACATCGTCTTGAGAACGGCGATCATCATCTTCGCTGATCTCTTTTTCTTTCAACAGTGCTTTCACTTTGTCGTTCGCGTCACGGCGCACGTTACGCACCGCAACACGTGCTTGTTCTGCTTCACCACGAACGATTTTGGTCAGATCTTTACGACGTTCTTCCGTCAGCGGAGGCAGTGGAACACGAATGTCGCTACCCGCAGAGTTCGGGTTCAGGCCGAGGTCGGACGCCATAATCGCTTTTTCAACGGCCGGAGACATTGAACGGTCAAACACGTTGATTTTCAGTGTACGGGAATCTTCTACCGTTACGCTTGCCAGTTGACGCAGCGGCGTCGGCGTGCCGTAATATTCCACGACAATGCCATCCAGCAGGCTGGGAGAAGCACGACCCGTGCGTATTTTGCTGATTTGGGTTTTGAACGCTTCTACGCATTTGTCCATGCGTACTTCAGCATCTTTTCTGATATCGCTAATCA
It includes:
- the ispC gene encoding 1-deoxy-D-xylulose-5-phosphate reductoisomerase, with the protein product MKQLTILGSTGSIGCSTLDVVRHNPEHFRVVALVAGKNVTRMVEQCLEFSPRYAVMDDEASAKLLKTTLQQQGSRTEVLSGQQAACDMAALDDVDQVMAAIVGAAGLLPTLAAIRAGKTILLANKESLVTCGRLFMDAVKQSKAQLLPVDSEHNAIFQSLPQPIQHNLGYADLEQNGVVSILLTGSGGPFRETPLRDLATMMPDQACRHPNWSMGRKISVDSATMMNKGLEYIEARWLFNACASQMEVLIHPQSVIHSMVRYQDGSVLAQLGEPDMRTPIAHTMAWPNRVNSGVKPLDFCKLSALTFSAPDYERYPCLKLAMDAFEQGQAATTALNAANEISVAAFLAQRIRFTDIAALNLSVLEKMDMREPQCVDDVLSVDVNAREVARKEVMRLAS
- the frr gene encoding ribosome recycling factor, translating into MISDIRKDAEVRMDKCVEAFKTQISKIRTGRASPSLLDGIVVEYYGTPTPLRQLASVTVEDSRTLKINVFDRSMSPAVEKAIMASDLGLNPNSAGSDIRVPLPPLTEERRKDLTKIVRGEAEQARVAVRNVRRDANDKVKALLKEKEISEDDDRRSQDDVQKLTDAAIKKIEAALADKEAELMQF